The nucleotide window GCTTGCTATTTGACATCCTCCTGCTCCATTAACTCTCTTAACAGCGTGTCGTGTTTTACTAAATTACTCTGCTACTCTTCCTTCGTCGCTTTTATCAACGTCGCATGGTccttttaaaatcaaatttctcAACTCATTGTTtctaccattttttttttaatgacgcacacacacatatatgtttgtTATCTAgcgggttgttgttgtttggtggtggtggtggtggttgttTTGCTGATGATTTCGAATAGGccaaaatatgcatatttaaacAAACACCTTGGCCAAGCCATCCGCTCCAGCGCTAGCGATGTATGGCTTAGTAGCATGGAACGCCACATCAAATATACTCTCATCGAATTTCTTGCGATGCGCTGTGATCTCCTGCACGCATGTCTTATTGTCTAAATTCCAAAGTCGTATCGAGCAATCGTGTGAGCCCGATAGCAAATACAGGCCATGCGCGTCCACAGCAAGCGACGTGACCGGCTCCAAATGTGCCACCATCGAGTGTATCAACGTACCCGAAACGTTGTCCCAGAAGCGTATATGTCGATCCTCATGCGCAGTGATTGTTATAGGCAGCGTCGGATGCGATACCACTTTATTAATGAATTTCCCCGTATTACCAGACATCTCCTGTGTAGCCTCCAATTTGACCACCTGCTTGCCGGTTTCCGTATCATACACAATACAATGAGCGCTATTATACGCCACCACAATGTGATCGACTTCATTGCGCACGAAATCCACAGATGATGGTGTACCTTCAGCCTCGGAAGCAGTGTAGGTGCGCAATAGCGGCTCCTTGGTGTACGGCGACCAGAGTTTCACGGTGCCATCGGCTGAGCATGACACAATATTGCTATGCATCGTGGTCAGTCCCCATACAGCGTCTGTGTGACCCTCTAATGTGCCTGAATGTACGCCCGGATCGTAACAATCATAGGGATCGATGTTTGGCGATGGTAGCTGCCAGCATTCAATGTTACCATCCAAACCGCCCGAATAGCAAACGTCACCGGTGGTGGACATGCCGAGACACAGTACGGGTCCGGTATGTGCACGGAACGTGTATAGTGGCTCCACATCGAGACTAGCTGACTTTTTGGCTTGTACCGTTTTCTGTAGATTCCACAATTTGAGTGTGTGATCTTCAGATGCAGTGATCAGCACCGGTTCTTCCGGGTGGAAAATCAATGAACGTACACCATCGAAATGGGAACGCAGCGTATATTTGGCGTTCCAAGTTTTACGGTAGCTTCCAGTACCGCCACCAGTGCCATCCTTAGCGTTCGCATCGTACGAACTCTCCGCCTCGTTGTTCACCGTCAATTGTGCCAGCTCGCCAAGGCCGAGCGAGGCGTCAACCTCTTCATCGCCACCGGCTGTAACAGCGGTAATGAGATTGCGCCGGGCAGCGGCTGAGGCAGCTGCATTGTTAGCAGTGTTGTTCAATTGTTCCGTCGTATTCGATGATGAGTATCCTTGGAGGGGGCGGGCAGTTGTATGTCAGGAATAACAGGATCATTTAGAATAATTTGTCAACGAACAAAATTCGGTGGTATATATCAAATTGGAATTGACCGGTTTGAAAATAATCGTAGATtgggaaaattttgaatatatttcatagaaagggaaaataaaaatagaaattaattagttgaatgtacaaatatattttctataaaaacaataataattacataCAATATGTTGAACCACTTTTAGGTTTATGTATATGCTTTTATTATCATAAAACGGAAAGCCATGGTGAAAGCAAACAGCGATGGTAATATATTGGAATACTttagaaaatagtttttaaacgTTTGCAAAGCataacaatttgtttttgtaacttaTAACAATCTTTTATTTCAGTATTTATCTTTCAGTATCGTGAGAGTACGCGTCCTATGCTGTTTGCTTTCCCATCGAAATGCATTCACATCAAGAGTCAtgaattaaaaagcaaaaatcttaataataattttattaaagaaggAACAACTATTTATGAGAATAATAAGCACCTTCGGTTATTAGATTTATATCATTCAGAAGCTGCTCCCCAACCTCGGCATCAAgatcttttaaatatataaaaaataaaaaaataaaacaaaaaaaaatacaaaataattgttGAAATAGAAAGAAGCGAAGAAAATTTCTTGTACTTTTGTTGTAgctgatttttatttatggtTTTCTTTGATTCGCTTAGTGCGACTGCGCAAAAGCTGCGTGATATTATTGCaatgaaaatgaattgaaatcgattatacttatatgtatgtatgtatgcatatactacGTACATAAGTAGTGAAGGGAATGggattatattttaaataatactaaAGTAACGTTATAATGTAAAAGAGCATtgggaaaagtaaaaaaataacgaaagtcGAAGGTTTTTGATGCTTAGGAAATTTGCAGTATAAATATATGCTGGAGTATGCGGTTTTCTAATGGAAATTTTACTGTTACAAAGTATGTGTTTAAACTTACATTTTTATGCAAAGTAATTGTAGTTAAAACTTAGTCGAGGTAAGGTCTCGGAAAATATTTGgcctaattttttatttattactacttTGCAAatgaaagtaatatttttaatcaaacaaaacaaaaatgataCAACATTGGTATTcgtgtttatatacataaatatgtacatacaccaTTCTAGCATTCTAGTATGCAAGTTGGTGAGGAGATAAGGAGAAGCAAAGCGTGATTTATTCTTGAAATTGAGACTTTTTCAACTGATTTGTAAAGTTCTATTGTATATTCCTATTTGCAATGTATGCTACAATACTAAAACAGTGATATTGCTTTTCTGTCCGCCAAAAATGTGTTTACaattctaatttatatttataaggaTTTTagtctaatattttttatacattccGTTGACAGTCGAGCCTACGAAACCGGAAAGGAGGCGGATTTTTTTCAGAACTGTTCACTCGGCAACATTTCTCCAATTTATTGCAGAGATAGTTTTGCCGCTCCAACATGTTTTCATCGGATTGAAAAAATTGGaccaatttctatttttttttttaattttcaatgtaAAAAATGCGAGATTGCACTATTTCTACACATTTTGGTGGTACATTTTTCTCTCCTGCTATTTTGAAGCGTTTACTATCTTTGCCAAATGAAATAGAAAGCAACTAAAAAAATATCTCGGCTCTTATAAGAGATTACGgcagtttttactttttactaaGATCCTTACTTATATCAACGAGTGATAATTATGCACTCAAATCGGCAGTCGTTATAATTgaattattgatttaaattctaattaagattaaagaaaaaagtgaagtaCGGAAAAATCACTCAAAGAAAAACCAATGggttataatattttaagaaataaaatattaataaatttgaaatactaAGCtcattgttgaaattttttctgtttttttccttattttatcaaataaaatatgttatcaCTTCAGAAGTATATTATCActtctttataatattaattttaaaaatagttgccCTACTATTGAGTGTGCATAAAGGATGTGTATTTTGGTCAAAATACTATTTCTATATTcggatataaataaattaaaagcttGCTCTTGATAAATGTTCTTTCAATACCAGCCATTACAGAGTGCAAAgcaatagaaataataattttcatattaccAAATTGTAAGATACGAAGATGAGCAATAGAATTAAATTAATAGTGAAAAAGCAAATGGCAAGAGTACGCATTTTAGTAAATAAGTAGAGAGTAAGTTAAATGTAATAGACAATAATGGATATGTTAGTACgtactttcaaatatttacatatgcacgtacatttttgtatgaatgtacacatgtaaatatgctGATATAACAATAATTCAATTGTTGCTGTGGTTATTTAATGCGCAACTTTATGTCCTACCTTCACTTATCAAATCCTTGCTACTTTTATtacgttttgttgttttcatatcGGTATCATCGTTTTCGCCGGAGACCATTTCGAGATCGTCAGAAATCTCATCGTCATCAGACATTTCAGTAGTACCAAGAAATTCGAAATTAGCCATTACCGCGGCCTCAGTATCCAAAATTATGGCATCattttgttgtgcttttttAGCTGGTGTGCGACGAccttttgaacaaaaattaaaaaaataaaattgaaattaaacaatattattgtgaaaataaaattaactaacCCTCTGATTCCGCAGTACGTTTATTATTCTCATTGCCATTTATATTGGGACTGACATTCTCCTCCTGTTCGGAGTTGTTATTGAGACCAAGTATTGAGCGCACTCGATTCGAACGTACATCGATTATATTATCTGTGTAACCGATTTCGGCCAAATACTGTCGTAGCATTTGTCTACCTTGCCGCCAAGTTGTATTCGATACTGAACTGTATGGTACTTCCGAATCAGGTGCTACTTCACTACCAAGACCAGCATcatcagttggtggcttcaacTCGTTCAATTGAGGCGGATCAGTACCATATTTGAGTCGATAGAATTTGGCACGCTCTTGTCGCAAAGCGTACTCTAACATTTTAATGCGTCGTGTCAGATCTGATTTGAGGCTTTCAAGACATTTTCTTTCGCCCAATAGCATTGCTATGCGCGCctgaaaagaaattaattgaaaatacaatatatactaacataaatatatatatatatatatatatatatattttatttacttatataattgTGTAAAAGATAATTATGttgattatattttattaaaaaaatcttgctCTAAAAactcattaattaaaaatgataacaataattaaataaaacatgtaaaatatttggtaggctttaaaaaataaaataataactttgaGCTGTTGTTGAGCTCTATGGTGCCCTCTCTTAACTCACAACAGCTCACTCCAGCATATTGATGAATTCGAacatactgctaggtgctatgggaggcgatgtgatccctatatGGAAACATGGGTCCAAGGGCCTCTATCCTGCGCCTACAAATTGCTctgcagtcaattagcaggtgttctggagtttcaggctccATGTCGCAAAACTGGCAATTCATACAAGAAGCTAGAACCATGTTATATAAATGCTTCTTGAGACTACAATGACCAGTGTAGAAGGCGACAATTACCCTGAGTTTGtcccttgggaggttgattacatatttaaaccttttaaggtTGAAACCACCCATTAGCAACATCAGTTATTACATTAATGTTAatcgttacaaaaaaaaaactggttttaTGGCTCTTATTTGTAAGTGTCTTTGATCATTACATATACTTGAATAGAATTAGCTttcttttataagaatttgCGCATTAATAAATCCATTTGCATTGAAATCGGAAATGCGATTAATAAACTTCAGTTGCCggaactataatacccttcacaaatataaaagtgCCTTAGAACAACTTGATttagatcggtcagtttgtataccGGCTATAAGCCACACACAGTgctccgatctgagcaattttttcagagattcaGATCAAAACTGACGGACTAGTTATATACGACAGACGgatcagctcgtcacgctgatcatttatgtacatacattcatatatattttatatccacttaatgcaaattcttcagggtataaaaaattctaatggAATGTCCCCTTGCCTGATATGAGTAATTTCTATTGAATGTtggcacatttatttatttaagtacatatgaatgaatgtatgtacatctgtacatatgtaaacagcGAAAACAACCAATATAACATAACAACAATCGTAACAGCAACAGGagcgttttaaaatatttcgcaTTTACAATTGATTATACAAATGTAATTATTAATTGCGAAGCACGAGGCTATCTTGTTGAAAGCGCGACAAATAACGATGTGAAGGCATACTGTCGCGGCGCAACTTGTATATTCCGGCCAATAGTACGTGCTCCAAACGCcatcaacacaaacaatactATAGCAACAGCGCATGGATAtgagaaatattaattaaaattcaatggGTGTATGATAAAAAGGAAGCAAATGGTAGAAATTATATGCACATTACACAATCGATGCAGAGCGACAAATGAAGAAGCGATAAATATCGTACAAAAGATTGTCATTTAAAAGTGTGCTATATGCAGAGTGATAAAGCGATAAATGGATAAGGAGGCAGATAATATAcgatataacaaaaaattatatagtagTTTTCCAAAGAAATAATGAGAACATGCACATTCAAATGTTGGAAAGTCAAATTATTTAGCGTCAAAAGATTATGTGCTTTCAAAAagcgaaacaaaaattataaacatatgtaaatatattttcagtagATTAATTATTagttcggaattttttgattgaTACCGAGATAGCAGCGATTAACAAATTGTTGTACTGACAGCTTACGAGAGCAGTCGTTATTAGAGTCGCAAAAATCTACTCTGACAGATAAGGAATAATCAGAGAATGGAATGGCCGTTTTATTCATTTTAGATCGGAACTGGAGAGATCTCGCTATTCTAAACGTAAATGTAGCAGAGTTATGTTCGAAAGAAAATTGGTCTTTCTGTTGAATGCCAATTTCAGATCTCATACCTCAGAGCCTTAATTCGAACTCATACTGTATATGAACTGGTTTGGCTATCcataaagaaagaaataaactCATTTCATTCACCGATTGGTGTCTTTACTAAAATACAATCTCTTTTTATCCCTATTTCATTATTTGAGGCTGTGAACTGGTCGAATACTACTTTAGTCGAATAAACTTACTGCtgagttacaaataaaaacacaaactgTTTAAATTTCAGTCCGTAATATTACCTTTGGAATTTTGGGATAACATACGTTTCAtacatttctttcttttcttctttgttGTACTTTTCAAAGCTCAAAATGAAAACTGTCAAGTGAAGAGCGTCAGACAGGACGCAAAAAAGAACCAAGGTGTGAAGTAGTTTTGTGTTGATATCATTTCGCCGCCCATGAATGGTGTTGACtaaatgtaaatattagttttctCGTATAACTGTAAGTAGGTGTGGCTTCACGAAGAAGGGagagatgtatgtacataaacacatatacacatacatacatatacatattgtgacaaaaaggatctggaaattgtaaataaaatgtaaaatattcatatatgtctattttatcgccttcaaagcaGTCCCAACCAGTTTTAATATTCTTACtatcgatttttccagtccttgaaacactttttatacgcactttttgggatgggcTTCGgatttgttttatctcttcgattaACTAAGAATGGATTACACGGAGCGGCattttcagtttggggaacaataaaaaatcacatggtcacaatcgtggctcggtgcgatggtgcattatcatcgcgTAAAATCTATAAATTGTTCTTCAATAATTCCGGCCATTTTCGACGGGTGTTCttacgcaaacgcctcaataaagccaaatagaactcctaaTTGACCGTCTATCTCTCGGGAACGAAttcaccaaaccacgaatatcgaaaaaacaatgaccatcaccttgatttttgagcggtggggtgttttttttaatttcgttcgttataatgctctccatgaatgtgggatcgaaaATCGCACGATTAAGCATGCCCAAAGAgatctgtttacggtactctttttgaataaaaaaatcagctttatcaggACTAGTCGAGCAAGTAcgcgttttatacccaaaatcaTGCGAATGGACTCGGGAGAGATGTccagctctcttgccatctctctaacactttgtaccactcgtatgcttgtgtttttgataaaactgaatcatcgaaatttgattggaaatacaaaatttgagaaaattcttTGCTCGATATTTGTATCCATTGTACATTATAGTGCGTTgcctactgaggtgtaccgacatAAGCAGCTGCTTGACTGATCGCGCTCATTATTGGCGTAGTAATTAagaacagtcctaccaactaaataaaatacatttttttgaaatatcaattaTCCGgggaaattaattacaaattccGGAAGCTTTTTTATCACAATGTATACATCTCTACGGAGTAACTAATGGCAATGGaaccgattttgtttttgttgttatcgaTATCTAAATgaatacattatatacatatgtagcctGGTGTgatgattaaaatattttagaaattcagTTGGTAACCTATCTTTAGGAGGACCTTCGAAAAAATGCGTCTGGCGGTGAGGAATATTTGTCCTGCTTATATGTAATTgactcaaaaattaataataatatatttgttattacaaCAGATACATGTACTGTCTAATAGACAAGTTAAAATtctgatttttgataaaaaaaacggtttcctaaaaaaaaacaaatttttttgagaaaaaaagtgCATTTCAAAAATCGTATTCCATCGATGATCAcctaataaacatacatatgtatgtaagcgtgAAAGATCATGTGGAAATTTCAAATCAAGTCGGAAAAACTTTCGTTATCTACTCTGAAAGCaacgttttaaaaaaaaaaaaaaaatgcgtttaaaggtTTGGGAAACGAATTATATTTGTACAAAGAcgctcatatctccgaaactatttgccggaaaaacttcaaattttcagagaatattttcaaatatacttatgtatatgcatacacaaaAATCGATTTAAATTCGCAAGTGAACATAACCCCTTAAATTAGCTGGCTTATGTATACGTTTCTGTccatgcatatgtaagtatgtacccGAATGTAGATTAGTGCCACCCTCGGAAGAAAACATTATAATTGTCCGTCGACATCAGCATTTTGTCGCTGGCGGTTAGTGCTAATTCAATTGTTAATTGATGGAATTATTTTGTTGCCATAACAGCAGTCCAACCGCCCAATTACTCGGTCACTCAGTAAGTTAGTCTGCTAGTGTTCTGCGGTCGCCGTGACTGTCGGCTGTTAACGCACATACACTAGTATTATATAATACgtatgttaaattttttgaggTGGGTGGGTGGATGACGTGCGCAGCAGGCGTCACTACAACGCAAGGGATGCGTCATGGTTGTTGAAAGTCTTCATGTGGTAGGTTAGTTTACCAGTCACGTAAGCTATTTTTCCTTGCAATATCCATAATATTTATGAAACGAAATTAATTGCATTCAGTATAGAATAAATTAATCACCAGCGGAGAGTTTTCAATAAGAGGTTTGCATAAAAGGATGTAAATACTGTCAGTTGCTACCATTATATTTTACGAAATTGAATTACATTGAAAATTTTCGGATTAACATGTAATTATCCTGTGAAATGGATATTGTTCGGCTACTCTTTGAATacgaatttacatacataagcacttatgtatatgtatgtatgtactaataaGTTGTCAACTGAGCAAAAAAActcttaataattaaatatattttaaggggGCAACTTAAAATCCTtgtaacaattgaaaattatgagaCGCCAAAATGAGGGATATTTTCTTaaccaaacaaaaactttgtgtttgaaaagaatattttaaaacattttatggaTAGACGTAACATTCCAAAAGATAAGTGGTTTTCGAcggcgaaaaaaaaatataggagTCCGGAGAAGAAGCCTAAAAACAAATCTCTACTAGAAAATATTGACCAATGACCTAAagtcgaaaaaaaatcaaaaattgacaaaattacGGATACGGTACGGatgttattttaagaaaaaacgcTTTTGGAGATAAACTGGTGGAGCTGAGGAGAACTAACTAAGAAACTATTtgacatataaatttaaaattttagtaagtTATTTTTAAGGCAAATCCTATCAaagaatagaaaatataaactagtacataaaaattacaaatgtaaGTGTAGATTTGAATTGTATTTATACTTAGGGTAAAACAAGCAAGTTTATGAACACAAACTAGTTAAGATTATAATCGgtgttatttttactaaaaataaatactaaattaatgcacctacatatgtacatcattgAAAAACAACTAGGaggataaaattataaaacgaaATAAACTTCTCGCAAAAGATTAAAGTTTACAATGGCAAAGCAAAGGTGTGGCAATTCGCGTGCCAACGCTCCAATAACATATTTAATTCACAGTTACCCACTAATTTATTGAGCGCCGCACTGTCTCGATACTTCTGCCATACACGcctatatatgaatatgaatgcTCATAAGGATaatatatgaaatgaaaatgagaaGAGGGGGAAACCCGGCAAAGTACTTTTGCTGAAATAATGTTGGCGTTTGACGTTTACGCTCGACACATTCATTTAACAGCTGTTATGTACTGATAACTCTTTAGATCCGAGACTACACGCATACCTACATTTATGAGACAGACCCACAAGCATTTGTGAAAGGACAGACTACCCACGCCACAACCACCAGTCTTGTGGGTGGTCCATAAACATTCATATTGTATAAACGTACAAATGCTTAAGCGAGTGCACATTAAGTTCTTGACTGATGGGTTACACCGATGGAAGTTGTTAAACTATTACGTGCCTCTTAAATGGAATTGAAGCTGAATGAGCTCATTTTTGCGGTGTACTGTGTACGTAAGAGCGTGTACTATGGTACTGTGTATGGCTTTGAACTTGGGTGCATGCGTGCTGAACAATGCGCAGCaatacaaaacaataacaaagaaacaagtgagagaaaaaatgaagaaattaaacGAGAACTCGCTAAAAGGGGACATAGAAAGGGAGTGgcgcaaattaaattaaaatttcattagcaTAATTATGTTTACTATGCTGCTGGAAACGCAGAATctcatataacatacatacatatgtatatacgtacatatctgCAGAGTGTTTTTATGTGTATTGGAGTATAAAATGTGTCTATAAGCTCGTTAAGTAGACATTAATTAATGATAAACCACAGAAAGAGAAATGCAGGCAAATGCATTATGGTTTTGCGTTAGTAAACGAGCATTGAAAGCGCAGCAATGCAAGAGCGCATTacatgcaattttatttaattcataaaaaagtgtaaaatgctTTTACTTTCACAGAGCTATTACATTGAGATTTTAGGGTTTTGCTAATTTAACATAATgcgattttatttcaaaatttattaatttctacaaaaaataacTACTGCATACGAATATAATTGGTTAGCTCTGCCCCATTGCGTAAACATTTATGTAGGGTACGGTCTATCAGGTCGATAATTCAAAAAGTGAGGTGCTTATATACTGATAAACAGCTGGCTAATGAATTACACATTCACCTTTAAATAGAATGATCGCATTACAACATTCACACTAGcaatttagaaaaaagtttGCGGCTTGAAACTTTTAATTGTAtgtgttttataattttgtatatcatTGTAAGcattttcaagtaattttagctttaattaCAACTGAAAGTTGCTAGTGTTTAATCGCGATAGTGTGCTTTATGTACAAATTGCATGTTCTTGCAATATTATTAGTGCTATTTTAATTTGCCACAAACGATGTGCGGCATTGCAGGAGCCCATCTTAAACGTGTAGCTTTCATTTTTTTGTGCAGCAGTTCTCACCTCGTCTACATCTACAcgattcttttaattttaaattttctggcGCTAAtagtgttgcatgccacatgccaccTGCCATACTAATACTCGTACAATGCATGCATGCAACTTTCCAGTCCactcacaaatttgttaaattgtttAGCATTGAATAAATTTATACGCCCACCCATCACCCATTGCCAGCATTTCGTATATAAACTATTACCCCCACTCTGCACACAAATGTTTGCATGTGCAACTGTGCGGCGTTATCAACAGTAACGCCATCTCAGCTGCAACACATTGTTTGCACATTCCAGCTGCATgagcatgtatatatgtatgtatgtatgtttctataAATGAATATTTGCTTATGGCTCTCTGcggcttttgctttttttaatttgtgaattTCTCATAACTTTTTTGTGTCTTTAATGCTTTGGCCTCTGTAATGAAAGTTTAAGTGGGCATTGTTTTGCCACCATTTAATTGTGTAAGTATCAAATTGCTGAATTGggaatacttaaatatattttaatttgtttcatattgtttttgttaattacaCATAGTCttaagataagataaatagaCGAGGATTGCACAATGACCTTAGATTTATTGTGTTGTTAAAGTCCAATATTACAAGTACTGTGATCCCtgtttggaaacatggatcccaGGGCCTTTATGCTatgcagtcgattagcaggtgttctggagaAGAAGCTAGGCtcatgttatatacatatgttcttcGTCAGCTTGCAGTGGTCAGTATAGAATgcgacaagtagcctgagtttgttcCTAGGAAGATTGATTACATTTTTAAACCTGCAGAGGTTATAATCCCGCATTAGTTACTTGACATGGCGCATGccttggagttgttgccaatacctctCTGCCGTTAAACTCTtggaataacatttttttcatcttTTGAAGTTTTGGCGTAAATTTTACctgtttgtttattaaaaactaaaaacttctACAACAAACTTATGTAAAATGGCTAGATTGGTGACTGTTACCGTGAACTTATGAACTGCTAAGCGGTAGGTTTTTGTGGAAATTCTTGTCACACCAGTTAGAAAACAGTGATGTTTGCAATCTAATCTATTTATGCCCACCCCATTCATAATATTCGATATTAACAAGTGGTTTAAAgtctgaaaataatatttggacCAAAGCAGTCAGGGACagttatcataaaaaaatgaaatatttgacgTCATTTAATATGGAGTTTAGTATACATAGGTACTAAACGACTGAGTGAAATATTCCCCTGGAAGAGCAAAAATCAATTGGATGACGTTGTGCCCGCTGGCTGGTTAATATTAAAGTATAAGACtcttaaaatctaaaaataatcaCTAAAGCTCTCGGGCTTTTTAACATTTCtatcaatatttcaaaataattccaGCTTTTCCTCAAATCGCCATAAACTCCAGCTGTGGAATGAGAATGGGTTACAAAAACTCTAGTAAGATATGGGATTACTCTGCCATTATATACATTAGAATCAAATAAACCTTTAAATAGAAGAGAGGAAAGGAAAATGCAATAATGAAATGGTTCGATGTGCCCTCGTCAGCACAATCAAATAACGCCTATGGCCTGCGAACGCATCAGTACAAACA belongs to Bactrocera dorsalis isolate Fly_Bdor chromosome 1, ASM2337382v1, whole genome shotgun sequence and includes:
- the LOC105223079 gene encoding striatin-4 isoform X4, with protein sequence MGTNSGATTGINNKPVGAGGASGSSVVGGGGASGVGGVGGVGGVGNNSLSGVVGSGGIGISNNITPGTVGLGTGSNGSEDSGNGGGGGSTGQNNQQTTPQYTIPGILHFIQHEWSRFELERSQWDVDRAELQARIAMLLGERKCLESLKSDLTRRIKMLEYALRQERAKFYRLKYGTDPPQLNELKPPTDDAGLGSEVAPDSEVPYSSVSNTTWRQGRQMLRQYLAEIGYTDNIIDVRSNRVRSILGLNNNSEQEENVSPNINGNENNKRTAESEGRRTPAKKAQQNDAIILDTEAAVMANFEFLGTTEMSDDDEISDDLEMVSGENDDTDMKTTKRNKSSKDLISEAASAAARRNLITAVTAGGDEEVDASLGLGELAQLTVNNEAESSYDANAKDGTGGGTGSYRKTWNAKYTLRSHFDGVRSLIFHPEEPVLITASEDHTLKLWNLQKTVQAKKSASLDVEPLYTFRAHTGPVLCLGMSTTGDVCYSGGLDGNIECWQLPSPNIDPYDCYDPGVHSGTLEGHTDAVWGLTTMHSNIVSCSADGTVKLWSPYTKEPLLRTYTASEAEGTPSSVDFVRNEVDHIVVAYNSAHCIVYDTETGKQVVKLEATQEMSGNTGKFINKVVSHPTLPITITAHEDRHIRFWDNVSGTLIHSMVAHLEPVTSLAVDAHGLYLLSGSHDCSIRLWNLDNKTCVQEITAHRKKFDESIFDVAFHATKPYIASAGADGLAKVFV